In Chanodichthys erythropterus isolate Z2021 chromosome 18, ASM2448905v1, whole genome shotgun sequence, the following are encoded in one genomic region:
- the LOC137006211 gene encoding beta-microseminoprotein-like isoform X2, with product MLKLFVLLTAVVCCNACRFIKLNKQHPGCSDSDGIHHEFRSVWEKGSETCLCLVNTIICCEKFGSNFAAHIPEDTIVPLIPESTPGIIADYIGAITENDVGETEEPMQ from the exons ATG ttGAAACTCTTTGTGTTGCTTACAGCAGTGGTCTGCTGCAATGCCTGCAGATTCATAAAGTTGAACAAACAACACCCAG GTTGTTCTGACTCTGATGGAATTCACCATGAATTTCGGTCTGTATGGGAGAAAGGATCTGAAACATGTCTCTGTCTTGTGAATACCATCATCTGTTGTGAAAA GTTTGGGAGCAACTTTGCCGCACACATCCCTGAGGACACCATTGTCCCACTCATCCCTGAATCCACCCCTGGAATCATCGCAGATTACATTGGAGCTATTACTGAGAATGACGTCGGAGAGACTGAAGAACCCATGCAG TGA
- the LOC137006211 gene encoding beta-microseminoprotein-like isoform X1: protein MLKLFVLLTAVVCCNACRFIKLNKQHPGCSDSDGIHHEFRSVWEKGSETCLCLVNTIICCEKFGSNFAAHIPEDTIVPLIPESTPGIIADYIGAITENDVGETEEPMQQ, encoded by the exons ATG ttGAAACTCTTTGTGTTGCTTACAGCAGTGGTCTGCTGCAATGCCTGCAGATTCATAAAGTTGAACAAACAACACCCAG GTTGTTCTGACTCTGATGGAATTCACCATGAATTTCGGTCTGTATGGGAGAAAGGATCTGAAACATGTCTCTGTCTTGTGAATACCATCATCTGTTGTGAAAA GTTTGGGAGCAACTTTGCCGCACACATCCCTGAGGACACCATTGTCCCACTCATCCCTGAATCCACCCCTGGAATCATCGCAGATTACATTGGAGCTATTACTGAGAATGACGTCGGAGAGACTGAAGAACCCATGCAG CAGTGA